In Hydra vulgaris chromosome 06, alternate assembly HydraT2T_AEP, a genomic segment contains:
- the LOC105846359 gene encoding uncharacterized protein LOC105846359 isoform X4: MNKDYWQNYEEKLGLSEDIEYFNNEDPKAKNMKKKHKDIYSIDIDHDIINNNSLFANKDIFPKNITTTQKRHSMYQLFTNIKSRFGSTTSHKSASRRSRSLQDYFTSKLLWNCNGNWTSIIFIFENGSLLGYKDADMKLLEVKLDVRECIITTINSVGILPKLNLFKLGLTIETGHIFAAWNEDDYKIWLQVLGNFAKERVDINLSEINSSEDVPYATSYGQQSLRSNLLSTSSEVSSVVTENHPDFIDSGNDGDESGLEVPHERISILINKSEKLSQQAEKDGNFRNSDHSSEYLKKTKVRNDSLTSFTNESGNHDSPLFELKPTVTNVFRVPQETKKKNPFNKNRWSMLDLAKANDRTSSFGSKQANSSKTQIGTNNMNGHSVLNKNDEPIMSIIRNSDLNSSNNFSKNNANHFYRSNSLTVSPAAKKNISSTLTDEEKNHLNKLHSDSQETMNMIMLDTLLRKRRNSLTLEKGHITITLESLNETLKKNKEYEHNGESKRERINSLEKKLHAINLEINNINQKMKGIPPKLFNHEQPMQHIRSSIIKNKFKLSTNKRKISFESGSSLSIESFASSDSMKEFQTGEDICEIITETTLEGSSVNELTGIQQLLLTTEKIENKHHVVNENFSILNKRSQSLDSMEKSVKGGDSKTSKNSRLIIEDFELFSQQFFSNMEKMNKAK, from the exons caaaaaacATGAAGAAAAAGCATAAAGATATTTATTCTATTGATATTGATCACGACATAATTAACAACAACAGTTTATTTGCAAACAAAGACATTTTTCCGAAAAATATTACCACTACTCAAAAAAGGCATTCTATGTATCAGttatttactaatattaaatCGCGGTTCGGTTCAACAACTTCTCATAAAAGCG CATCAAGAAGAAGCAGATCTTTGCAAGACTATTTCACCAGTAAATTGCTTTGGAATTGCAATGGAAATTGGACAagcatcatttttatatttgagaaTGGATCTCTTCTTGGATATAAAGATGCTGATATGAAACTTCTTGAGGTGAAATTAGATGTAAGAGAATGcataataacaacaattaacTCTGTCGGAATTCTCCCGAAACTTAACTTGTTTAAG tTAGGATTGACCATTGAAACAGGTCATATTTTTGCAGCATGGAATGAGGATGATTACAAAATATGGCTGCAAGTGTTAGGAAATTTTGCTAAAGAAAGAGTTGACataa atttatccGAGATAAACTCATCTGAAGATGTTCCTTATGCAACGTCATATGGTCAACAAAGTTTAAGGTCTAAT cttttgtCAACATCCTCTGAAGTTAGTAGTGTTGTAACTGAAAATCACCCTGATTTTATTGACAGTGGTAATGATGGGGATGAATCTGGATTAGAAGTGCCTCATGAAAGAATTTcaatacttattaataaaagtgaaaaactt tcTCAACAAGCAGAAAAAGATGGTAATTTTCGAAACTCTGATCATTCCagtgaatatttgaaaaaaacaaaagttcgAAATGATTCTTTGACATCATTTACAAATGAATCTGGAAATCATGACTCTCCATTATTTGAATTAAAGCCTACAGTAACAAATGTATTTAGAGTTCctcaagaaactaaaaaaaaaaacccttttaataaaaataggtGGTCAATGCTTGATCTTGCAAAAGCTAATGATAGAACCAGCTCATTTGGATCGAAACAAGCTAATAGTTCAAAAACACAAATTGGAACAAACAACATGAATGGACattcagttttaaataaaaatgatgaaccTATCATGTCAATTATTAGAAATTCAGACTTGAACTCGagcaataatttttcaaaaaacaatgcAAATCATTTTTATCGTTCTAATTCTTTAACAGTATCCCCAGccgcaaaaaaaaatatttcaagtacACTAactgatgaagaaaaaaatcatttaaataaacttcaCAGTGATTCCCAAGAGACAATGAATATGATTATGCTAGATACACTTTTAAGGAAAAGAAGAAACTCACTCACTTTAGAGAAAGGACACATAACAATAACTCTAGAATCactaaatgaaactttaaaaaaaaataaagaatatgaaCACAATGGCGAATCTAAACGAGAACGAATAAATagtcttgaaaaaaagttacatgctattaatttagaaattaacaatattaatcaaaaaatgaaagGCATCCCACCAAAATTGTTTAATCATGAGCAACCAATGCAGCATATTCGTAGttcaatcattaaaaacaaattcaaattaaGTACTAATAAACGAAAGATATCCTTTGAAAGCGGAAGTTCTCTTTCAATCGAAAGCTTTGCAAGCAGTGATAGCATGAAAGAATTTCAGACAGGTGAGGATATTTGTGAAATTATAACAGAAACAACATTAGAAGGTTCCTCTGTGAATGAGCTAACCGGTATTCAACAACTATTACTGAcaactgaaaaaattgaaaataaacatCATGTTGTGAATgaaaatttttccattttaaacaaGCGGTCTCAATCCCTTGATAGTATGGAAAAATCTGTAAAGGGTGGTGATTCCAAAACTTCAAAGAACTCTAGATTAATTATAGAG GATTTTGAACTATTTTCTCAacagtttttttcaaacatgGAGAAAATGAATAAAGCAAAGTGA